Proteins encoded together in one Triticum dicoccoides isolate Atlit2015 ecotype Zavitan chromosome 7B, WEW_v2.0, whole genome shotgun sequence window:
- the LOC119338862 gene encoding sex-determining protein fem-1-like codes for MASPRSHDRSDVRDPVLDMVFNAASNDNLFLFKALVMMLDMGRGRPKEAIELRVEDNGEFEGFSALHIAASTGSLEVCRHLVEELLIDVDLVDKEGRTPLFFATYRNGGTAEYLLDHGANPDKADNNGFSLLHYAAEIGICEMIELLLAKGAYVDPVSARGTPLHGAAREGHYGAVKILLDHNADYNKMVNGVTPLMAARDANSTECIKLLVKVQEEPMLKREIVASELISLGSISLKKKDYVVAAKLYSQAMQLDPDDAVLFSDRSLCWLNMGNGRKALLDANKCRKMRPHWPKACHRQGEALMLLKDYEGASERFLDGLKLDPVDTDIEDALREAMKSLKTSRSTKAK; via the exons ATGGCGTCGCCTCGCTCTCATGATCGATCCGACG TCCGTGACCCGGTGCTGGACATGGTTTTCAATGCGGCCTCCAACGACAACCTCTTCCTCTTCAAGG CGCTGGTCATGATGCTGGACATGGGCAGGGGCCGCCCCAAGGAGGCGATTGAGTTGAGGGTGGAAGATAATGGGGAGTTTGAAGGTTTCAGTGCGCTGCACATCGCGGCCAGTACAGGGAGTCTGGAGGTGTGCAGGCAcctcgtcgaggagctgctgatagATGTGGATCTGGTCGACAAGGAAG GTAGAACACCTCTGTTCTTTGCAACATACCGCAATGGGGGTACTGCCGAGTATCTTCTTGATCATGGTGCTAATCCAGACAAAGCCGATAACAATGGGTTTTCCCTGTTACATTATGCTGCTGAAATAG GCATTTGTGAAATGATAGAGCTTTTGCTTGCAAAAGGAGCTTATGTTGACCCGGTATCTGCTCGTGGAACACCACTTCATGGTGCTGCTCGTGAAGGGCATTATGGTGCTGTGAAGATTTTATTGGACCACAATGCAGAT TACAACAAGATGGTAAATGGTGTGACACCTCTTATGGCTGCTAGAGATGCCAACTCAACGGAATGTATCAAGCTCCTAGTTAAG GTTCAGGAGGAGCCTATGCTTAAACGGGAAATCGTGGCATCAGAGCTTATATCACTAGGGAGTATCTCTTTAAAGAAAAAAGATTATGTTGTCGCAGCAAAATTGTACAGTCAG GCAATGCAGCTTGATCCTGATGATGCGGTCTTGTTCTCAGACAGGAGCCTTTGTTGGCTTAACATGGGGAATGGAAGAAAGGCTTTGCTAGATGCTAATAAATGCAGAAAAATGCGGCCTCACTGGCCAAAAGCTTGTCACCGGCAGGGTGAAGCTCTGATGCTACTGAAG GACTATGAGGGCGCAAGTGAACGGTTCTTGGATGGACTCAAATTGGACCCAGTGGACACTGATATCGAGGATGCATTACG GGAAGCTATGAAGTCGTTGAAGACGTCTCGgagcaccaaagccaagtga